The DNA sequence GTGCGGCAGGCCGTCGTGGTCGGTGTTCCGGACGAGCGGTTGATCGAGGTGCCGTTCGCCTTCGTCGTCCTCAACGAACCGGGCGGCACCACCGAGGACGAGCTGATCACGTGGGCGCGCGCCCATATGGCCGGGTTCAAGGTGCCCCGCCATCTGCGCATCGTCGACGGGTTCGAGGGCATCGGCATGACCGCCAGCTCCAAGGTGCAGAAGAACCGGCTCGCCGAACACGCCCGCGCGCTGCTGGCCCGGCGGGACGACGAGGTGCCGGCGTGACCCGTATCCCCACCTCCGTCACCCGGCTGCTCGGGATCGACCTCCCCGTCATCCAGGCCGGCATGTCCTGGGCCTCCTCGTGCTCGGCCCTGCCGCTGGCGGTGAGCGAGGCCGGTGGCCTCGGGGTCGTCGCCGCGGGCCCCATGCGCCTGGACGACCTGGCCCGGACCCTCGACGAGATGGCCGCGGGCACCGACCGCCCCTGGGCGGTCAACCTGCCGCTGTACCGGGCCGGGGCCGAGGAGGTCATGGATCTGCTCCTCGCCCGCCGCCCGCCGGTGCTGATCGCCTCGCAGGGCGGACCGCGCCGCTATCTGGAGCGTTTCCAGGACATCGGCACCGTCTGCCTGCATGTGGTCGCCGGGGTCGAGCACGCCCGCAAGGCCGCCGACGCGGGCGTCGACGGGCTGATCGCCGTGGGCGCGGAGGCCGGCGGCCACCCGCCGCCCGCGATGGTCACCACCCAGGTCCTCGTCCGCGCCGTGGTCTCGGCCGTCCCCGGCATCCCGGTGATCGCCTCCGGCGGGGTCGCGGACGGCTCCGGGCTGGCCGCGATGCTCGCCCTGGGCGCGGGCGCCGCCCAGTTCGGCACCCGGTTCCTCGCCACCGAGGAGGCCACCGTGCACCCCGACTACAAGGCCGCGGTCCTCGCCGCCGGTGTGGACGGCACCCGCACCGTCGGACACGGCCTCGGTGTCATCCGCGCCGTGGCGAACGAATTCACCGCGCGCATGCGCCGCCTGGAGGAGTCCGGCGCCGAACTCGACGTGCGGCGCAAGGAGTTCCAGGCCGCCAGCCTCAAGGACGCCGCCCTGCACGGCCGGGTCCAGGAGGGCAAGGTGGAGGCGGGCCAGTCGGCGGGACTCATCGACACCGTGCTCCCGGCGGCCGCCGTCGTCGAGCGCATCGTCACCGAGTACCGGGCCGCGCTCACCCGTCTGCCGCGGCCGGCCGGCCCCGAACCGGGTCCCGCCCCGGCGGAAGGGGTGTGAGCGGGGCATACCATGCCGGAAGTCCCGGCTCCGGACCGGGTCGGGCCGAGCCGAGGGAGCGTGGGCCGTGACGGTCAAGGGCGCGCTGTTCGACTTCTCCGGGACGCTGTTCCGGGTCGAGTCCACCGAATCCTGGTTGCGTACCGTGCTGGAGCGGAGCGGGACCGTCGTCCCGGACGAGGAGGCCGCGCGGTACGCGCGGGAGCTGGAGGAGGCCGGTGCGCTGCCCGGCGGGGCCGCGCCGCTCGCGGTGCCACCGCCGCTGGAGGAGCTGTGGCGGGTACGGGACCGCGGCGCCGCACTGCACCGCGCCGCCTACACCGGGCTGGCCCGCGAGGTGCCGCTGCCCGCCCCCGAGCTGTACGACGCCCTCTACGACCGCCATATGGAGCCCGCCGCCTGGCGGCCCTATCCCGACGCCCGTGAGGTGCTGGGCGAGCTGCGCCGGCGCGGGGTGCGGGTCGCGGTGGTCAGCAACATCGGCTGGGACCTCCGCCCGGTCTTCCGTGCCCACGGCCTGGACCCGCTGGTGGACGCCTATGTGCTCTCCTACGAGCACGGCGTCCAGAAGCCGGACCCGAGGCTGTTCGGGGCCGCGTGCGACGCGCTGGGTCTGGACCCGGCCGACACGGTGATGGTGGGCGACGACCGCCGGGCGGACGGGGGCGCGGCGGCGCTGGGCTGCCGGGTCCATCTGGTGGACCATCTCCCGGTGGACCGGCGTCCAAACGCCCTGCGCGCGGTGCTCGGCTTGCTGCCGGACGGTGCCACGGCCTCATAGACCGAGGCGGCCGGTTCGGGCGTTCCCCCGTGTCGCCCGAACCGGCGCCAGGCATACGGCGCCCTAAGGAGATCGGCGGACAACCGAACGCCCCCCTGAGTATATTGGCTGACAGCCAGCCAACGCAGGAGTTACAGCATGTCCCCCCGAAGCCCATCGGTCAATGAGGAGTTGCGCCGCCGGTCCCAGGTCCGTCTGCTGGAGGCGACGGTCGAACTGGTCGACGAGCGCGGCTACGAGGCGACCACCCTCGCCGATATCGCCGACCGGGCCGGGGCGGCCCGCGGTCTGGTCTCGTACTACTTCCCGGGCAAGCGGCAGCTGTTGCAGACGGCCGTCCACCGGCTGATGCACATGGAACTGGCCCGCGGGCTGGAGCGGGAGCCGCGCCCGGAGGGCGAGGGGGCCGGGCGGGAGCTGCTGGCGCGGGCGATCGACGCGATCCTGGGACTGGCCCGGGACCGGCCGCGGCTGATGCGCA is a window from the Streptomyces luomodiensis genome containing:
- a CDS encoding NAD(P)H-dependent flavin oxidoreductase, with protein sequence MTRIPTSVTRLLGIDLPVIQAGMSWASSCSALPLAVSEAGGLGVVAAGPMRLDDLARTLDEMAAGTDRPWAVNLPLYRAGAEEVMDLLLARRPPVLIASQGGPRRYLERFQDIGTVCLHVVAGVEHARKAADAGVDGLIAVGAEAGGHPPPAMVTTQVLVRAVVSAVPGIPVIASGGVADGSGLAAMLALGAGAAQFGTRFLATEEATVHPDYKAAVLAAGVDGTRTVGHGLGVIRAVANEFTARMRRLEESGAELDVRRKEFQAASLKDAALHGRVQEGKVEAGQSAGLIDTVLPAAAVVERIVTEYRAALTRLPRPAGPEPGPAPAEGV
- a CDS encoding HAD family hydrolase, producing the protein MTVKGALFDFSGTLFRVESTESWLRTVLERSGTVVPDEEAARYARELEEAGALPGGAAPLAVPPPLEELWRVRDRGAALHRAAYTGLAREVPLPAPELYDALYDRHMEPAAWRPYPDAREVLGELRRRGVRVAVVSNIGWDLRPVFRAHGLDPLVDAYVLSYEHGVQKPDPRLFGAACDALGLDPADTVMVGDDRRADGGAAALGCRVHLVDHLPVDRRPNALRAVLGLLPDGATAS
- a CDS encoding TetR/AcrR family transcriptional regulator; the protein is MSPRSPSVNEELRRRSQVRLLEATVELVDERGYEATTLADIADRAGAARGLVSYYFPGKRQLLQTAVHRLMHMELARGLEREPRPEGEGAGRELLARAIDAILGLARDRPRLMRTHMAGILTAEGFIQCPEQQRLAALLRDTVVAYGSEDPDTDYRLLRALLMGAVVAVLLPGAPMAPERLRAELFHRYRLDWELGLPPGEGPPGGSRMSAQGQPG